The genome window GTAATTTATTAATTGGTTTAGCAAATGAGGATCCTTAGCTTTGATCTTTgtctaaaaaaaggaaaagagataGGAAGTGAAGTGGTTACGGTACTAGCTAGCAGCTGGAGTATATGTATTGCACGATATAGTACTATTTATTGTTGTTGGGATTGATGGATCTTGACCTTATTTCAATATTTGTTGACAGATGCTTTCCTTTATTATTTAGATTACTATATGATACTTAATCTACAGAACATTAGAAATTAGACCGTGTGACTTGTGCCAAACTTTGAACCGTTATTTGGcttaatcacatttattgagTGGAATATTTTCTTCAAAGTAAGTGATGATGGTATAATTGAAACTTTTATGGCTATGAGAAAGCACAAAGTGAAGAATCTAGAGTAGTATTGTAATATCTTATTTATATAAGATCTTATTTTATGTTTGAACAATCTATATCgtaatttttgtaaaaattgaacttatttgttgaatttgtgatattataagatatttttttaatacatttgtattgtactccctccatttctttttatagggcgtattaggattttaaaaaatcattgaaagtatactttgatcattaattttTCATAGGCTCCGTTTTGTTTCTGGAATTGAATTGGTTTTCTGGAATTTGACCAGAAATTCTATTTCCTGGGGAATTGGAATTAGGCTGTAATTTTAATCCTGTTGTTTGGTTGCAAGCTGAATTTGCTGATGGAATCTAGATGCAATTCAATTCCTGAATTTGTTTGGATCCACCTTTTCGGAATTGTCTGCTTCCTCTATTGAATTCTCTAGCATCAGCAGACAATACTTAACATGTAAACTAACATTCACGACACCCTCTGGGTCTCAGAAACTTCCGCCATGAAAAATGATAAGCCTCATTCAGCTCAGTTCATATTGGTAGGTGTACATAAAATACTGACAAAAGGATGTCAATTtatcaaaatctttaaatttggCATCATGTCACCCAGTGAAACCACCAGAGCTTACAGCTTCCACATCAGTCATACCATTACCCTACTATGAATAAACTAAGCAGAGGAATTAAATTTATACAATAAACTCACCCAGATTGAGCTCACAATCAACATAACTTCCAACATGTAATTTCATTGAGCAATCATCTACACTGAACAATAACAGCTCTCACCAACGAGACAATTCGGAAGAATGACACATGAGGAGCAACCAAAGTACAATGGAATACATCAACTCTGTCACATATATGGATAATCCCTTGCAGGGTTTCACAGAATGGAATCTAATAGTAACTTCATTGTTTGTATTCCCAACATTGAAGATGTGACCATTGGCTCGAGCAGGCTTTCCTACGACGATTGACAACAGAAAAACAGGACTTCAATCTCACTGAATCAGTGAATGCTAATATAAGAACAAGTACCCAAATATAAAAGGCAGTAACATACAATCATCAAATGAATAGCTTCGATGGCTTCTCTGAGACTGGCTTCCATCAACAAGCTTCCTATTCCTCTGAGACTGGCTTCCATCAACAGGCCGCAGCCGTAGGCGGCCGCAAGGAGGAGCAGAAGCAGTAGACGGGTTCTGGAGCCAACATTCGCAACAGCGGCGTAATTGAGGAGCGTGTGTGAACTTGTGGTCGGCGAGGATTACCGAGGGGGCGAGCCTGGATACATCCTTCCCTTGCGTGGCTCAAGCTCACCCATTTGCAGTGTCGCCGTCGCACACGGAGGAGGCGGGTCTCTGCAACTTCTAGTGGGACGCAACGGCGGGGGAGAGAGACAAGCACGGGACGAGGCGAAGCACGGGCTCGAGTCATGACGGCGACGGATCTACGGGGAGCGGGTGGAGCACGAGATCGAGTCACGGTCAACCAAGGGGACAATTCTGCACATTTCCGAAGGGGGAGCCACGGAATCGGGTGATGTAATGGGTGAATTCTATGGATTTTGATCGACAATTCAATTATGTACAGTAAAATGAACCAAACACCCAATTCCAAATCAAGAATTAGGCTCAATTCCAATTCAAGAATTCTGGGCCCAATTCCGAGATCCAAACGTAACCttacaatatattataaattgctaataaaatatatatcgtattaaaagatcaatgaaatacaaatctattgatACAATTTTTTAACATTAAACATGTaaataatttgactaattgttaatcaaaatttataaagtttgacttttccaAATCCTAAtataccctatattttgaaatgAAGATAGTACTTTTAGAAAATTTCACTTATATATTGATTTTGCAGTTTTATGGAAGGTTACAGTGCCTGCCCAACACCAAAATTCTAGCTCTGCCACTATCTGTCGGGATATGTGTTAGAACTCCTACAAAATTCATTGGACTTCGTAGGAAATGTTTTCCTATAAGATTCAGCTCCATTTCCTTTGCTTCAAACAGGACCTTGGTATTCTACAATGAATATTTATCATTTACAAAGGGGGCAGAGCTCGGCATCAAATCCAAACTTTCAAGGTTAGTTCAGCGGTAGGCAAAGCAAATCCTATTCATTTAGGATCATACGTCGACATATTTGACAAAGAATAGCTGTAAGATGAACCCTTCTTATCTGATGATCGGGAGACAACCGCGAGGGGATCTTCTGAATAGAGCTTTGACCTTGACGATGCTCGCGCACTTGGAACATTCAGAGCACTTGGTCCAGTAGCTAGAGAGCCGGACCTATATGGCCTGGATGACGTCACTCCGTAATAATCTGCCAAGCCACCATACCGAGTCGGAACAACAGGCACAACCGGGACCTGACTTTGGATGCCAACTGGACGATGGCTCCCAGCATCTAGCTGCAAAATCTGAGTGGTTGCAGGCAGTGCATTCTGGGTTAAAGAAGCTTGATACTGATTTGGCACTCCAGCTGCGTGGATGCTCTGCCTTGGTGTAATTTGTTGGCTACGGGTTCCAGCTGAATGGATGTTCTGGCCTGAAGAACCTTGCACCACATTCTCTGGTTTTGGTCGCTTAGCAGGCTGCATCAGCTGTTGTagctgcttctgctgctgctcaATGTTCTTACTAACTTTTTGAGCAGCTGCTGTTGCTGCGGCAGCAGCTCGCTTTCTCTCAGCTTTTTGCTGCTCCAACTGTGCCATTCGCTTGTTAGCTTCTTCCAAAATAGGCAGTTCTTCAAGATTCTGTTCCTTAATGAACTTCTGCAATGTTCCGAGCAGCATACGCTCTTTTGCATCAGCTGCATTCTGCGAAAGTGCCAAGATAACTTAAGAAATAAGAACAGTCTCTGTAACTTTAACAATTAATGTTCATAGCAAATAATACAGCAGCAGAGATGTACATGAGAAGCAAGACCATCTCCCCTGATGCGGATCATCTTCCCAGCTAATGCAGCATCATTAATGTACGACCGCAGAACAGGCAACAAAGGATATTTTTGCACTAAATTAAGAGCTTGAATGAATTTGACCGCCTCTAGCTGTTTGCCTTTTTGTATCATTTTCTGAATGAGAACTGGTCCAAAGAAAAAGCTTCATCTTAAGGTAATGTGAACAAATGCACAGCATAagccaaaaaatagaaaaggccATTATGCTCATGTCATCGTTCGATGGTAAGCAGAGCTGTCGAAGATGTTGACTTACTCCTGAAAAACAGGCAAAAATCTGCCTACACTACAAATACAAAAGATTCAATCTATGGAAGTGGGAAAATCAATGGAaagaaacaacacaaagaacCAATTCATAAAGAAGCACACACAGTTAAAACACAAACATGCCCCAGAAGGATTAAACAAGCAACGGTGCAACACTAGTTACAGAACAGATGGGGAAATATATTACCAAACAAGACGTGTGAGAACAAAATAAGAGTAACATGATTGCTAATAACAGAAAGAATTTGGCAGCATCTAGGAAGCTATGATAAAGAGAAATAATTTGCAAATTTGTATAGAACATACCGACAACATAGTTACATCAGAAGTAGGAACGATAGCATGGCTATTTGCTAATCAATCCCGTTAGATGGTACATTTTACAAGGGTGGCATCGTAATCTTGAAAATAAACCAAACTCAATTTATTCAAATGAATCAAGAGTCTTCAAAAACTAACAATACAACTAGGGGACATTATTTAGCAATTTAGCTAATGAAACTTGCAGTAGTGTGTGATATGAAGTATGAACAACAGTTAATCCACAAAAAGTAGGCCAAGAGGAACAATTTAGCTATCCAATAGAGTCAAACTGAACGTTGTTCCTTCGGCCCACGCTATACATCCCTATCGgcccaagaagaagaaatttaCCTTTCACGCTATTTAGCAATTTACCTGGACACCCGTGTCCAAATTTATTTCccgaatcggacaccccgaatccgagtcggattccgacacccgtgtcgGATTCCGAGTTATATTTcgcgtgtccaaattttctttaccAAATCGGGCACCcgagtccgagtcggattccgacacccgtatccgtgtccaggtaacactaaTGAGTCTCCCATTGAATTGTTCCAAGCATGAATGAGTTCTACCAAGGAAGTATATATAATTATTCAAAAGATAATTGAGTGTTAACCAAAGAGCAGAAAATATCCTTACTATTGGATTTTTCATCTTGAGGAATAGGACCCTTGCAAGGTCATCACGAACTTATCCATTGACCTATCACTTGTATGTTCAGTTGACACATCTGATCGATCCTGAGAAATACTCCCTATAGTCGTTAAAACAAGACATTTTAGCCGCCTTCTATTGGTCCAAGAAAAAGAGGTCTTTTGCATCTACTAAATTCATTTGGCCAATTAAGCCCTATTAGTCATAGTTGCCCATCATAAAGATTTTTAGTAATAATACCAAAGGACACTAGCTTATTGAAGAACTACCATAGGCCTCCTTGTGGTTTagaatttcttcttcttgggcCGAGTGGGCCTAGTAGGCCAAGAAATTAGAATTCCTACAACATCAAACCCTCACACGGCCGCTTCTTCCCTTTCATGCTGTTTCTGCAGGCAGGTAGCACTGcaaggtcccccccccccccctccgcacTTGTTCCTTTCATCCCCATGCTTCGCTTCTCACCTATGAGTCGCTGCCTAGACACCCTAGGCAGCATACAACCACCTGCCTAGCACCTAGCTCTTTTCAAAACACGGAGAGTGATAGGTCTCTGGATAGATTCCATGATTACATTGTAAGGGCTGTTGTTCAATGTGGACATTGGTCAACCCAATAGTTGGGATATTTTGTGACCTTCTGTCATCACTCAATTATCCTTTCAACACTTCTATGCAACTTATATGAAAGCACTCATTTATCCTTTGAACAATTCTATGCCAGTTTTAATTCACCGCTAAAGAATCAAACTTGTCAATCCTGTGGTGTCAGCTTGCATAATTCAAATGCATTCATATAGTACCGCATTTCAATTTAACTCGGTCCTAAGATATTTATATTCTGTAACTGTAAAAGAAAAGTCTGAAATTAGCTTAAAAATATAAAGGAATAAGTTACAAATATAAATAGAAATGGGGCAAGCACGGTCCATATGCCTGGAAACCTCTCTTCCATTGTTTCGGAACCAACCTGCCAACTGAACACTTTGAGTGCCAGCTCTAGGAGCTGAAAATACAGAAGCAGACTCTATCAAACAGGCACTAAAGAGTAAGGATGATAACAAATCAAGACACTGATCACTGCAGCCAACACGTAACCAACTATCACTATCAGCACCATCCTGAATCTTCAGGCCAGACGAGTGACTATCCAACTTTGTTGCGCAACTCTTCACATAAACAATGCTAGAGCCTAACATTTCATATAAGCAATGAAACCAACGAATTATTGTAAACAGAGTAACATGTGGCTTACCTGGCATGTGCTCGTGGAGATCGAGCCCAAGGCTGACGAACGCATCAACGGCGCGCTCCCGGCTCGCGATCGACACGATAAGATCGAGcacctcgccggcgccgccaaCATCATCCACCAGCCTAAACACCCCGACGAGAAGCAGGAAGGCGAACG of Phragmites australis chromosome 3, lpPhrAust1.1, whole genome shotgun sequence contains these proteins:
- the LOC133911804 gene encoding inactive FRIGIDA-like protein 2; this encodes MADAAPSIPAAIASLQTYSTALSAFTAAWRAVESDAVGLDSTLASRLAGFSKLELLCSAMDGSGLRGYLTEHRDELREPAHDLDAALLVAPDPGLLVLSAAAGFCRAPPEEAKSGGDVKVSCRMLIGLLDRLRAIGVKPSPEAREEARAVAADWKRGKRIGTEVMFKQETFAFLLLVGVFRLVDDVGGAGEVLDLIVSIASRERAVDAFVSLGLDLHEHMPVLIQKMIQKGKQLEAVKFIQALNLVQKYPLLPVLRSYINDAALAGKMIRIRGDGLASHNAADAKERMLLGTLQKFIKEQNLEELPILEEANKRMAQLEQQKAERKRAAAAATAAAQKVSKNIEQQQKQLQQLMQPAKRPKPENVVQGSSGQNIHSAGTRSQQITPRQSIHAAGVPNQYQASLTQNALPATTQILQLDAGSHRPVGIQSQVPVVPVVPTRYGGLADYYGVTSSRPYRSGSLATGPSALNVPSARASSRSKLYSEDPLAVVSRSSDKKGSSYSYSLSNMSTYDPK